GAATTGGAAGATAGTTTTAAGTCATTAGGGTTAAAAAATGTAAATATCCATGTTCATAATTGGGATGGAAATCGCGTAAAGAGTGTTTTTTCGCTTCTGGAATCTGTCGAAAATAAAGGTTGGTCTGTATGAATACTGATGAGCCAAACGATAAGAATAAGTCGAATTTGCATATTAAAAAAGCAGTTGCTTTAAAGTATGAAATGCATAAGGATAACGCTCCTCGTGTTATTGCCAAAGGAGAACGATTAACTGCAGAGAAAATAATTACACTTGCCCGTGAAAAGGGCATTTTTATTCATGAAGACCCGGAACTTGTGGCTTTGCTATCCAAAATTGATGTTGGAGCAGAAATTCCTGAAATTTTGTATCGTGCAGTGGCAGAAGTTCTTGCGTTTGTTTTCCGATTAAATCAAAAGGTGGGCAGATAAATTAATTAAACATCTTTACTTTGAGATAAGAGTACAACTACAAAGCAAGATATGGCTTCCTCTTTTCCTTCAGGTCCTACACCTTCATTTGTTTTGGCTTTTACTGAGATACAATTAACTGGAACTTCAAGAATCTGACTTAGCGTTTCTCTTATGTTCATAATATAAGATTTTAATTTAGGTTT
This is a stretch of genomic DNA from Candidatus Hydrogenedens sp.. It encodes these proteins:
- a CDS encoding EscU/YscU/HrcU family type III secretion system export apparatus switch protein, translating into MNTDEPNDKNKSNLHIKKAVALKYEMHKDNAPRVIAKGERLTAEKIITLAREKGIFIHEDPELVALLSKIDVGAEIPEILYRAVAEVLAFVFRLNQKVGR